A genomic stretch from Molothrus ater isolate BHLD 08-10-18 breed brown headed cowbird unplaced genomic scaffold, BPBGC_Mater_1.1 matUn_MA122, whole genome shotgun sequence includes:
- the CDC42EP2 gene encoding cdc42 effector protein 2: MATKVPIYLKRGSRKGRKEKLRDILSSDMISPPLGDFRHTIHVGSGGQGDTFGDVSFLQGKFHLLPRGAADRAEEATATAAPFEFSRTATVSGATSGAEAAAPSPLLKNAISLPALGAAQALTLPAAQAPPKPPRLHLDEATAPSPSSPSPPSPCPRAAANGEAEPFLSHAGSLLSLHVDLGPSILEDVLQVMDRHQAERGAAARPEIPT; the protein is encoded by the coding sequence GGCCACCAAGGTGCCCATCTACCTGAAGCGGGGCAGCCGcaagggcaggaaggagaagcTGCGGGACATCCTCTCCTCGGACATGATCAGCCCGCCCCTGGGCGACTTCCGCCACACCATCCACGTGGGCAGCGGCGGCCAGGGCGACACCTTCGGCGACGtctccttcctgcagggcaAGTTCCACCTGCTGCCCCGCGGCGCCGCTGACCGCGCCGAGGAGGCGACGGCGACGGCGGCGCCGTTCGAGTTCTCGCGCACGGCCACCGTGTCGGGCGCCACGTCGGGCGCCGAGGCGGCCGCGCCGTCGCCGCTGCTCAAGAACGCGATCTCGCTGCCGGCGCTCGGCGCTGCCCAGGCCCTGACCCTGCCCGCGGCGCAGGCGCCGCCGAAGCCTCCGCGGCTGCACCTGGACGAGGCCACGGCGCCGTCACCATCATCACCATCGCCGCCATCGCCGTGTCCCCGTGCGGCCGCCAACGGCGAGGCCGAGCCCTTCCTGTCCCACGCcggctccctgctgtccctgcacgTGGACCTGGGCCCCTCCATCCTGGAGGACGTGCTGCAGGTCATGGACAGGCACCAGGCCGAgcgcggcgccgccgcccggcccgaGATCCCGACGTGA